The following coding sequences lie in one Arachis hypogaea cultivar Tifrunner chromosome 9, arahy.Tifrunner.gnm2.J5K5, whole genome shotgun sequence genomic window:
- the LOC112711052 gene encoding plant UBX domain-containing protein 10, translating to MADVADKLAYFQAITGLQDPDLCTEILAAHGWDLELAISSFTSSSNIANQSPPASPSLSAVPSLHRQNDAASSQLSDSEPPPPFPLPPLPGLAWKLIKLPVSVISGSLGLISGAIGFGLWAAGGVLSYSLGFIGIGGGGESSPSPSTPLVSVSVAAVEAMDFVAEFEREYGGPNSRPNFVGEGFMDALQRSRNEFKLLFVYLHSPDHPDTPSFCQRTLCSEALSAFVNENFVAWGGCIRSSEGFKMSNSLKASRFPFCAVVMAATNQRIALLQQIEGPKSPEEMLAILQRVLEESSPVLVAARLEAEERRNNMRLREEQDAAYRAALEADQARERQRREEEERLAREAAEAERKHKEEEEAQERAEREAAERQAALAKLRQEKAQSLGEEPEKGPDVTQVLVRFPNGERKGRRFKSTATIQTLYDYVDSLDCLEAESYSLVSNFPRVVYGQDKLTLSLEEAGLHPQASLFVEINS from the exons aTGGCGGACGTAGCAGACAAACTGGCATACTTCCAAGCCATAACTGGCCTCCAAGATCCCGACCTCTGCACTGAAATCCTCGCCGCACACGGCTGGGACCTTGAACTGGCCATCTCCTCCTTCACCTCTTCCTCTAACATCGCCAACCAATCACCACCTGCCTCACCTTCATTATCAGCAGTACCATCCCTTCACCGCCAAAACGACGCCGCTTCATCCCAATTATCTGATTCCGAGCCCCCGCCCCCGttccctcttcctcctcttcctggATTGGCATGGAAGCTCATCAAATTGCCCGTCTCCGTGATCTCCGGAAGTCTAGGGTTAATATCCGGCGCAATTGGCTTTGGCCTCTGGGCCGCCGGTGGTGTCCTCTCCTACTCCCTTGGATTCATCGGAATCGGCGGCGGAGGTGAATCCTCTCCTTCGCCTTCGACGCCGCTGGTCTCGGTGTCGGTGGCGGCCGTGGAGGCGATGGATTTTGTCGCTGAGTTCGAGAGGGAGTACGGCGGGCCCAATAGCAGGCCCAATTTCGTCGGGGAAGGGTTCATGGACGCGCTGCAGAGGTCGAGGAATGAGTTCAAGCTGCTGTTCGTTTACTTGCATTCCCCGGATCACCCCGATACGCCGTCGTTTTGCCAGAGGACGCTGTGTTCAGAGGCGCTCTCAGCTTTCGTCAACGAGAATTTCGTGGCGTGGGGAGGGTGCATCCGCTCCAGCGAAGGGTTCAAGATGAGTAACAGCTTGAAGGCATCTAGGTTTCCGTTCTGTGCTGTGGTTATGGCTGCCACCAATCAGAGGATCGCCCTTCTTCAACAG ATTGAAGGTCCCAAATCCCCTGAGGAGATGCTTGCGATACTACAGAGAGTGCTTGAAGAAAGTTCTCCAGTTCTTGTTGCAGCCAGGCTTGAGGCAGAAGAAAGACGAAACAACATGCGCTTAAGAGAGGAGCAAGATGCTGCATACAGGGCTGCACTTGAAGCTGATCAA GCTAGGGAACGgcaaaggagagaagaagaggagcGCCTTGCAAGGGAAGCTGCTGAAGCCGAGAGGAAGCACAAGGAGGAAGAGGAAGCTCAAGAAAGAGCAGAACGAGAAGCTGCAGAGAGACAGGCTGCATTGGCTAAACTAAGGCAAGAGAAAGCTCAATCTCTTGGTGAAGAACCTGAAAAGGGGCCTGATGTTACACAG GTTTTGGTACGGTTTCCAAATGGCGAACGCAAGGGAAGGAGGTTCAAGAGCACAGCGACAATTCAAACTTTGTATGACTACGTTGATTCATTGGATTGTTTAGAAGCAGAGAGTTACAGCCTTGTCTCGAATTTCCCTCGTGTTGTTTATGGACAAGACAAGCTCACACTTTCATTGGAGGAAGCAGGATTACATCCTCAGGCCAGTCTCTTTGTGGAGATCAATTCATGA